TAGAATCTGGTGGGATGGAAACCTTGCGCGTCTCTTCGGCCAAAGAGGAAGCGACTGTCAGTCCAATTTGCCTCCACCGCTAAGCGAAGGGCATCTTGACCATCCAATGAGCCGCCAAAGGCTTCGAACATAAGTTGCGCTAGTGCGGATTTGCCCACGCCTGATGGGCCAGCAAGTACAACGAAGGGACGTACCTTCATTGACAAGTATGTGGCTTCTAGCAGTTCTCGTGGGAATTCGAAGCCAGCTTCGCGGCAGGTCCCGTCCAGGTGTTGAAGGAAGTCTAGTTCGCTTCCAATGAAAGGTTTGCCTGGTCGCTCATATGCCTTGGGCGCGGTATTGAGCTTGGTTGTGGGCTCGCCGGGCTTGGGCTGAGACGGTGTCAATATGGATGTGGGATCGAGATTGACCTGAGTCCTGTTCGGTGTGCTTGGAGCCGAGGACTCGTTCGCGAGCATGCCTTCGGGAGATGGGGCCGCAAAGGTTGCTTCCGCCGATTGAGGGGGCGCAAGGGACTGCGACGATGATGGGTTGGGGCTCGAGACTTGAGAGTGCGAAGGCTTGATGGGAACGTGCGCGGAGTCCGCGTCCAGTCTCTCCAACGGGAGTTGTGTCTGTGGCTCGGGAGGACTCGATCCATGAACTGTTCCTGAGTAATGTCCGAGGCCTCCACCAAATCTATGAGGGTGGTGTTGGTCGTGCCAAAGTCGATGCAAAGGACATCGAGTGCCTTGGTCGACAGCATGCCCTGAGGGGCTGACATGCGGCTTTCGGGCCTGGATGTACCCTTGGCGGCCTGTGTTGGCCCCTGAGGGTGAGGGGGCGTGGCCGCCTTGGGGGGCGCATCCTTCGAGAGAAAGGGGATTCGCCGCTCGCTGGTGTACTTGCCGTCCTGCGGCGAGAACACTTGAAGGATCATTTCCAGAGAGTGGCCAGGATCCCCCTGCATGTGGATCTGCATGTGGGCTGATTTCTTCTTTGCATCGGTCGGAAACTGGAGGCTGTGGTCGGTGACATTGAGTCGCTGACCGCTCAAGCTACCTCTCGCTTCTGGATCGTTACGGAAGGCCACTTGGTACCCATGGCGATGGTCCCGGACATGGCGGAAGCCTTTGCCTCCGTTAACCGGCAACTTGATGTCCCGGGTGATGGGCTTTTCAAGAAGCTCCAATGGGCTTGTTTGGCTGTCGACTAGGAGTTGAGGTTCCATGTCTCCATGGTTTGGGTGCCAGGACAGGCACAGGTCGTCCTGGAACGCACCAATGAAGGTCGAGTCTGTTGAGCGGAGGGGTTCCGAATCGGTGAGTTCTGCTGTGCCTTGCGGTGGAGGTTGGGCGGTTGCTCTGTTATCGACCAAGGCGCGATTGAGGGCCAGATGGTTGAGCCCTGTTCCAACGGCCACCACATACGGATAGTCCTTTCCAACCCGGATGAACTCTGGATGTGAGGGGGCGAAATACTGCTTCACATGGTCGATAAAGCCGGGCAGACGAGAGGAGCCACCTGCAATAAGGACATGCGTGATGAGGGTTCTTGGGTCATGCTCCTCCGAGATGTCCTTGCGCTTGGCTGTTTTGGATAGTTTCGTGCGGAGTTTTGTGAGGACTCGATCCATTGCATCGCGGATTCCTCTTTCGCTCCAATGCTTGTCGACGATTGCTTTTAAGCGATTCTCGTCAAGCTCGATGACGAGTTCTTGCGTTCCTCCCGCAAGATCGGCGAGTTTTCCGTCAAGCTTAATCTTGAGTTTGTGCTTCTCCCCTGTCTCGCTCACCCTGCGCTTAAGTGCTTCTGCCTCGGAACTGTGGCGCTCGACCCATGCTTCATAGGCCTTACGCTCTTCTGTATGTGAGGCTGTTGCATAAAGATGCTTGAGTCCGGCTCCCAGAAGCGCTTGGGTAAGCAACTGCTGATCAATGTAGAGGCCACCGGCTTTGGATGCTTCCGCAGCCACTGGGGCTGCGATGTATCGCTTCCAGAGTCCGCCTTGCCGTGTGGTAGAAACAACACTGACGTTGCAGGTCCCGCCGCCGAAGTCCAACACTAGGACATTGAGTGAGTTTCCCTGGGGCGGAATCTTTTGCTGGAGAAGCCGAAAGTATTCGAAGACGGCGTCAGGTTCCCGGAAGAAGCTAATAGCGCTGCCGAGGCCTGCTTCCTTGGCGGCAGCACGGACAGAATCCTGGTAGGCCTTGCGCTCTTCTGCTTTGGGGAAGGGCGGCTCTGAAAATCGTAACATTGTATCTTGGCCGATTTTCCTCCCGCCCTTTTTGAGAAGCTTGGAGATCTCCATCATGAATGCTTCACAGCACTGCCGTCCTGTGAGGGGAACCTGCTCGAACTTGCCATCAGCCCTCGGAAGAGAAATCCAGAACTCTTCGTCTGGCTCAATCAGCCTTGGCTTGAAATTGCCGACCAACGCTCCTTCGGCAGGAGTGTCTTGGCTGAGAAGTGAGAACTCCAGGGAAAGTCCGACCTTCCGGACGGCAAGCCGTGATGGAATATGTGGCTGACGGGAAAGCAGTTCCAGACACTTCAATCAAAGCCCCCAACTGTTTGTTGGCGCGAGCATAGCGCCTCTTGAGGATTTGTCGGATAGGTACATGACAGGCACACCTGGGTGGATATCCACCCAAGACTGCGATGGACGGCTCACGCAGAGCCTTGCTCTTGCATCACCGGGGGCATGACTGGGTGGCTCACGGGTTGCTAAATGTCGCCATGCCGGCCGGGCAGGGTGCCCGGCCGTGGCTTCCTGGCCGCGATGCTCCCCGAACAGTCCCAAGCGCACGCGGCACCCGGCCCACGGCGCGGCCCGTGGGCCACTGCCGTCATGACGCTGCTGTGCCTGCCGCTGTCCGTGGCCCCGACGCCGCCGGTGTCTCCGCCGCCGCGCCTGGTCCTCTGGGCCTGGGAGCGGCCGGAGGACCTGGGCTTCCTGGAAGGCCGCGCGGTGGACGTCGCCTTCCTGCTCGCGACGATGGACCTCACGGACGAAGACGTCCACGTGGTGCCTCGCAGGCAGCCGCTCCGGGTTCCGCCGGGCACCGCGTTGAAGGCCACCGTGCGGTTGCAGATGCTTCCGGGAAGCTCGTTGGCGCGCTTCGGTCCGGAGCGTCTGGAGTCGCTGGCCGCGAGCCTGGATGCGCTCGTGAGCCGCCGCCCTGACGTGACGGCGCTGCAACTGGACTTCGATGCGCGTGCATCGGAATACGACGCCTACGTCGACCTGCTCCAGCGGCTGCGCGCGCGCCTGCCTCCGGGGATGCCGCTGTCCATCACGGGGCTCGCGTCGTGGTGTGTGCCCGGCAGCTGGATTGCCCGCGCGCCCGTGGATGAAGTGGTGCCGCAGCTCTTTCGCATGGGCCCGGACGCGCCGGTGTGGCGTGCCCGGTTCGCGCGCGGCCTGCCCCCTCCGTGCGTGGGCAGCATGGGCCTGGCCATGGACGAGTGGCAGCCCGTGCCCCCTGGCGTTTCGACCCTCTATCTCTTCAACCCCCGGCCGTGGACGCCCGATGCGTTCGCTCGTGCCGTGGCGGAGACCCGACCATGAAGAACGCAAGAACAGTCCTGGGGCTCGTGGGCCTCGCGGTGCTGCTCCCCCCCTTCGTCGCCGACGCGTGTGGTCCCGACTTCGGGCCCGAGCCCCGCTTCTTTGTTGTCGACAATCCCGACCGGCCCTTCGGCCCTTTCGCCGCCGGACGCCTGGGCATCCTCCGCCGCACCTTCGACCCGCCGTACCTCGCCTTCGCCTTTCGCTCGATGATGGGCATCCCCACCACGCCGGAGGAGCAGAAGCACCTGGTGGCGGGGTGGACGGACGCGGAGTCCCGCTATGGGCCCGACGCGAGCTGGGCCCGCGACCAATGGGCCGCCGTCCGTCAGGAGGTCGCGCCCTTCAAGGACCTGCCTCCGGTGGACGTCAACCAGATGGTGTACGCCTCCAACGACGCCTATATCCACGGGGATGCCTTCCTGCATGCTGCGGCCACGGCCCGCGCGCTCGCGAAGGAGTGGAAGCAGCGGCCGGCCCTGCTGAAGGAGTGGTTGGGCAACCAGGACGCCGTCTTCAGCAAGGGCTGCACCCTGGCCGACCCGGCGCCGGGCATCGAGGAGTCGCTGACGCCCAAGGAGAAGGCGCGCCGACAGGCCGAGCGCGATTACCAGGCTGCGGCCATGCACCTGTACTGCGGGAAGTTCGACGAGGCGGCGGAGGCCTTCCAGCGCATCGCCAGCAGCGCGGATTCTCCCTACCGGGTCCTCGGCGCGTACCTCGTGGCCCGCACCCGCGTTCGCGAGGCGCTGTTCGGGATCCCCCCGTACGAAGAGGGCCCGCGGGAGGTGGACCCCGCCGTGCTGGGGCGCTTCCGGCGGGCGGAAGAGGCCATCCAGAAGGTGCTCGCGGATCCGAAGCTGCGCGAGGTGCATGGGCCCGCGCGGCGGCTGCTGTCGCTCGTGCGTCTGCGCCTGTCGCGCGACACCTGGCGGTGCGAACTGTTCTCGCGGGTGCTGGAGAAGGGCACGGGCTCCGGGCTGGAGTCGGAGCTGGCCAGCATCTCGCTGGGGGCCGGCGCGGAGGGCAACGCCTGCCCGGGGTTGAAGCCTCGCGCGGCGGAGCTCTCCGAGTGGCTCGGGCTCATGGCCGCCCCCGCCCCGGAGGAGCCCGGTGACCCGGAGGCGCCATGGCCCGCGAAGGCCTACGCGACCGCCGTGGCCCGCTGGAAGAAGAGCGCGCATCAGCCCTGGCTCGTGCTCGCGCTGCTGTCAGCCCGCGCGGACTCGCCAGACGTGCCCACGCTGCTCGCGGACGCGGAGAAGGTGCCGGTGGATGCGCCCGCGGGCATGACGCTCGCGTGGCGCTCCGTGCAACTGCTGCGGGAGCGGGGACAGCTGGCGGAGGCCCGGGCGCGGCTGGACGCCATTCCCCCGGAGCAGGTGCGCGACCTGGCCTCCGCGGACAACGCCCTGCGCGAGGAGCGCCTGCATCTGGCGAACAGCTGGGACGAGGCCCTGCGCAACGCGGCCCAGTTCCTGGTGGAGGAGCTCGTCCTGGCTCCCCTGAACGCGAATGACCCGGCGCCCTCTCCCGAGCCCATGGGACTCAGCGCCTCGCGTGCCCTCTTCCTGGAGTCCCATGTCCCCACGCGCCGGCTGCGCGAGTGGGCCGCGCTTCCCACGCTGACCCCCGAACTGCGCCGGCAGCTGTCATGGGCCGTGTTCGCCCGTGCCGCGGTGGTGGGGGACGACGCGATGCTCAAGGCCCAGGCGGCCACGCTCGCGGAGACAGAGCCCAAGGCTCGCGCGGAGCTGCTGGCCATCGTGGGGCGGCCCACGGCGGAGGAGCGCCTGTTCGACGCGCGGCTGCTGGTCATGGGGCTGCCGGTCGTCTCCGCGAGGGTGCAGCCCGCCCGGGACCGTCTGGCCAACGTCTCCCCGACGCTGGACCTCACCGAGGACAGGAGCTGGACCCGCAACGGCTGGTGCGTGCCGGGGACGAAGAACCTGGAGGATCCGCTGAAGACGCCGCTCCCGTTCGCGAGCCCGGAGGAGCGGGCGGACGCCGCCGCGGAGTGGAGGGCCCTCAACGAGGCGGGCTCCTCCGTGGCCTTCTTCTCCCGCGTGGCGTTGGACTGGGCGAAGGCGCACCCGCGCGACCCGCGCTCACCCATCGCGCTGTTCCGCGCGGTCCGCTCCAGCAAGCGCGGCTGCGGCCAGAACACCCCGGAGGCGAAGAAGGCCTTCGCGTACCTCCACAAGCAGTACGGCAAGACGGAGTGGGCGCGCAACACGCCCTACGTGTACTGACGCGAGCGGGCCCTACTGCTTGGGCTTCACGATGCGGAAGATCTTCCGCCGGAAGATCTTGTCGCGCGCCTCGTCGGTCAGGCGCGTGGACTTCACCTCCAGGTAGATGGAGGGATGGTCCGAGTAGTACTTGCCCTCGGACTTGAGGTGCCGGGAGCCGCTGGCGCCCATCAGGCCGTACATGCCGGGCCCCACCAGCTCCAGGTGCTCCGTGTCCGCCTGGTAGTAGCCCATGTAGTGCGCGTTGCCGGCGGAGTTCGAATACTGCTGCTGGAAGAGCGGGATGGCCTCCGTGCTCTTGTGGGCCAGCATGTACGTGGGCTGCGTCTCCGGCCGGCCGTCGAAGAAGACGCCCCGGCTGCCCTGGGCCGTCTCCTGGAGGTCCATGTTGAAGTCCCCCACCATCACCTGGATGCCCTCGGACTTGCAGAGGGTCTGCAAGGCATTGCGCTCCACCTGCCGCTCGTGCGGATTGGAGCCGGTCAGCGACGCGCGCAGGTGCACTCCGGCCACCGTCACCGAATGGCCATACCGGTTCCCGAGCGTCACCTTGAGGATGTACTCGTCCTTGGACTTCAGCTTCGTCTGGATGGACGCCGTCTTGCGCGTGAGCGTGGTGGCCTCCAGGTAGAAGCCGTCCTCCTTCACGTTGTCCAACTGCCCGTCGATGTCCTCGCGCAGGTAGAGGGCGATCTCGTTGACGTGCTTGATGCCCTTCACCGTCGCGTCGTCAATCAGGTGCTTGCGCACGTAGGACATGCCCAGGCCGGGGACGTCGATGCGGTCCGGGAAGGGCGAGCCCGTGGGGTTCTCCGACAGGAAGATGAAGACGGGGTAGTGCTTGTAGCCGCGCAGGTTGCGCTCGATGCGCTTCTTGCGCCGGTCGCTCCACTGGGACGTGTCCGCCGCCTGGGGACCGTTGCTCTCCAGCCATGACTGGAGGTTGTCGCCGTAATCCTCATCGCGGACATGCATGTTGCGGATGAGGTCGCACTCCTGCTCCACGATGTCCGCGAGCTTCGCCGCGATGTCCGGCCCCTGAAGGAACGCGCTGGAGGCCATGCTGGGGACGAGCGCGTTCGCGAGGTTCGCCCCGTCCACCCGCGCCCCCGTGTCATCCAGCGTCGCGCTCAGCCCCTTCACGCCCTTGGTCGTGTTGGCCTTGTAGAACTTCTTCGCCGCGTCGAACGGGATGAACAGGATGGAGACGCGGGGGAGCGTCGCGGTGTCGATGCCCTCGTCGAATTCGCGCTTCGGCATGGCGTCCCCGGCGGTGCGAGCGGGCTACTTCCAGGAGCAGCCCTTGATCTTCTTGCAGAACGCTTCGTTGGTGGCCTTCTCGCACGCGATGGCCACGCCGCCGCACATATTGGACCCGAACATGTAGGCACATCCAGGCTGGCTGCTGCAGTACGTCTGGGAGAAGACGCCACAGAAGTTCGCCTTGCCCGTGCAGCGGCCGGCGCCCTGGGACGCGCTGCCGTCCTTCTCCGGCGTGGCGGCCGTGCCCGCGTCCTTGCCTTCGACCCCGCCATCCGCCTTCGCGGAAGTGGAGGGCTTGGGCTTCTTCGCCGCGTCCTCCGCGTGCGCGGGAGCGCCCAGCAGGGCCGCCGCCATCGTGAGCGCCATGAAGAGACCGACACGCTGTCCGTGCTGCGCCATGTTCCTGTCCTTTCGGTGTGGGACCGGCCCGACTTCCGCCATAACAGTCCACGAGAAGGGGACTTGGCGACGCGCAGCATGCCCGTCTGCCCGACCGGGAGTCGAGCGGCCAGCCTTGTTTCAGCGGCGGGGGCCCGCGCCGTTGCGCAGCAGCAGCGCCGCGCGGTGGATGGCGGCGCGGATGCGGACGTAAGTGCCGCAGCGGCAGACGTTGTCGCTCATGGCCGCGTCGATGTCCGCGTCGGTCGGCTGGGGATTCCTTCGCAAGAGCGCGACCGCGGCCATGATCTGCCCCGGCTGGCAGAAGCCGCACTGGGCCACGTCCTCGGCGATCCACGCCTCCTGCACGGGATGCAGGCCGGATGCGTCCGCCAGGCCTTCGATGGTCTTCACCTCGCGGCCCGCGATGTCGCCCACGGGGTGGAGGCAGGGCCGGAAGGCTTCACCGTCCAGGTGGCTGGTGCACGCGCCGCAGACGCCCACGCCGCAGCCGTACTTGGGGCCGGTGACGCCCAGCATGTCGCGGAGCACCCACAACAGGGGCAGGTCCGCGGGCGAGTCCACCGACACCGGCTGACCGTTGAGGAGGAAGGAATGGGCCGGCATGGTCAGACTCCCTCGTCGAGGATGGGAAAGCGCGTGGGCATGGTGCCCGTCGCCCGGGCAATGGCGTTGGCCAGGGCCGCCGCCGCGCTGGGGTAGCCCAGCTCTCCCACGCCGCCCACGCGGTCGTCGGAGCGCACGAGGTGCACCTGGATGGAGGCGGGGGCGTGCTTCATCCGCAGCCACCGGTAGTCCGCGAAGCTGCCCTCGCGCACGGCGCCCGCGTCGATGTGGAGCCCGGCGCTCAACGTGGTGGACATCGCGTCCATCGCGGCGCCCTGGAGCTGGGCCTCGATGCCCTTCGGGTTGATGGGCAGCCCCACGTCCGCGGCGATGACCACGCGCAGCACGCGCGGCGTCCCGGACGTGACGTCCACTTCGACGAGGTGGGCGATGGTGCTGTCCCACTCCTCCAGCACGGCGACACCCTGCGCGACACCGGGAGGCAGCGCGCGGCCCCAGGCGCCTTCTTGCACCACCCGCTCCAGCACGGCCTTGAGCCTGCGGGACGTGAGGCGGGAGCGCCGCAGCTCCACCGGGTCGCGCTGGAGCTCGCGGGCCAACTGGTCGACGAAGATTTCGTTGGCCACGCCCACCTGGCTGGTGAAGACGGAGCGGAAGGACGCGGTGGGAATGGGGAGCGGCACCTCGGCCAGCTCCTGCGCCACCCAGCCGAACTGGTAGGGGACGTGCTGCGTCAGCGCGAAGAACACCGCGCTGGTGACGTCCGGCAGGACCTGTCCGACCAGGGAGGTGAGCAGGTCTCCGAAGCCGTGGGGGAACTCCACGGTGGGGATGGCGGCGCGGTGCTGCCAGCCGAGGATGGAACCGCCGGGACCCAGCGAGGCGAGGATGCGGTGATGGCTGGCGGGCCGGTAGTGCCCGTGGCGCATCTCGTCGTTGCGGCTCCACATCAGCTTCACCGGATGCCCGAGCGCGCGCGAGATGAGCGCGGCCTCCACGGCGGCCTCGGTGAAGAAGCGCCGGCCAAAGCCTCCTCCGGCGCGGATGGGATGCACGGTGACCCGCTGCGGAGTGAGCGCCCATCCGAGCGCCGCGGCGACCTGGCTCCGCGCGAACTTCGGATCCTGGACGCCGGACCAGATCTCCGCCGTGTCCGCCGTCACACGCGCCACGCAGCTCTGCGTCTCCATGGGCGCGTGCGCGAGGTACGGGAAGTCGAAGCGTCCCTCCACGACCCGGGTCGTGAAGAGCGGAGGCAGCGGCCGGGGCCCGATGGCGTCACGCAGCCGCGTCCGGATGTCGGCGTCGGAGAGGTGGCTGGCCGGGCCGGCGGCCCAGGTGACCTGCAAGGCGTCGCGAGCGGCGAAGGCCTGCGAGTACGTCCGCGCCGCCACCGCGATGCCTGAGGGAATCTGCACCACGCCGACCACGCCAGGCAGGGCCCGGGCCGTGGAGGCATTGAAGGACTGGACCTTGCCGAGCAGCGTGGGAGGCCGCGCCACCACCGTGGGCACGGCGTCCGGGATGTCCAGGTCCAGGGTGAAGCGCGCCGCGCCGGTGACGATGTCCCGGGCGTCGACGCGGCCCGTGGGCTGTCCGACCACGGTGTACTTGCTCGGAGACTTCGGCAGCGGAGAGACCTCCGGCAGCAGCACGCGCGTGGCGTCCTCCGCCAGCTCGCCGTAGCCGAGCCTGCGTCCGTCGGGATGGCGCACTTCTCCCCGCGCGGTGGTGAGCGTGAGGGCCAGCACCCGCCAGCGGTGCGCGGCGGCGGTGACCAGCCGCGCCCGGGCATCCGCGGCGGCGGCGCGGAGCGGACCGGCCAGGTAGCGCATCGTCGAGGACAGGCCGGTGAGCTGGATGAGCCAGCGCGGATCCGCGTCGGCGGTGTGCACGTCCACGACGTCGAGGCCCGTGTCGAGTTCCTCCGCGACGAGCATGGCCACGGCGGTGGTGATGCCCTGGCCCATCTCCGTGCGGGGCAGGGTGGCGACGACGCGTCCGTCCGTCCTGATGGCG
The sequence above is drawn from the Corallococcus sp. NCRR genome and encodes:
- a CDS encoding Hsp70 family protein translates to MKCLELLSRQPHIPSRLAVRKVGLSLEFSLLSQDTPAEGALVGNFKPRLIEPDEEFWISLPRADGKFEQVPLTGRQCCEAFMMEISKLLKKGGRKIGQDTMLRFSEPPFPKAEERKAYQDSVRAAAKEAGLGSAISFFREPDAVFEYFRLLQQKIPPQGNSLNVLVLDFGGGTCNVSVVSTTRQGGLWKRYIAAPVAAEASKAGGLYIDQQLLTQALLGAGLKHLYATASHTEERKAYEAWVERHSSEAEALKRRVSETGEKHKLKIKLDGKLADLAGGTQELVIELDENRLKAIVDKHWSERGIRDAMDRVLTKLRTKLSKTAKRKDISEEHDPRTLITHVLIAGGSSRLPGFIDHVKQYFAPSHPEFIRVGKDYPYVVAVGTGLNHLALNRALVDNRATAQPPPQGTAELTDSEPLRSTDSTFIGAFQDDLCLSWHPNHGDMEPQLLVDSQTSPLELLEKPITRDIKLPVNGGKGFRHVRDHRHGYQVAFRNDPEARGSLSGQRLNVTDHSLQFPTDAKKKSAHMQIHMQGDPGHSLEMILQVFSPQDGKYTSERRIPFLSKDAPPKAATPPHPQGPTQAAKGTSRPESRMSAPQGMLSTKALDVLCIDFGTTNTTLIDLVEASDITQEQFMDRVLPSHRHNSRWRDWTRTPRTFPSSLRTLKSRAPTHHRRSPLRPLNRRKQPLRPHLPKACSRTSPRLQAHRTGLRSISIPHPY
- a CDS encoding (2Fe-2S)-binding protein, whose protein sequence is MPAHSFLLNGQPVSVDSPADLPLLWVLRDMLGVTGPKYGCGVGVCGACTSHLDGEAFRPCLHPVGDIAGREVKTIEGLADASGLHPVQEAWIAEDVAQCGFCQPGQIMAAVALLRRNPQPTDADIDAAMSDNVCRCGTYVRIRAAIHRAALLLRNGAGPRR
- a CDS encoding xanthine dehydrogenase family protein molybdopterin-binding subunit, which gives rise to MADLPPTDTALPAPPEGLDRRKFLTWLVASPTLMIAARLALDVPSAEASEPSTAPEETPLNLYVAIRTDGRVVATLPRTEMGQGITTAVAMLVAEELDTGLDVVDVHTADADPRWLIQLTGLSSTMRYLAGPLRAAAADARARLVTAAAHRWRVLALTLTTARGEVRHPDGRRLGYGELAEDATRVLLPEVSPLPKSPSKYTVVGQPTGRVDARDIVTGAARFTLDLDIPDAVPTVVARPPTLLGKVQSFNASTARALPGVVGVVQIPSGIAVAARTYSQAFAARDALQVTWAAGPASHLSDADIRTRLRDAIGPRPLPPLFTTRVVEGRFDFPYLAHAPMETQSCVARVTADTAEIWSGVQDPKFARSQVAAALGWALTPQRVTVHPIRAGGGFGRRFFTEAAVEAALISRALGHPVKLMWSRNDEMRHGHYRPASHHRILASLGPGGSILGWQHRAAIPTVEFPHGFGDLLTSLVGQVLPDVTSAVFFALTQHVPYQFGWVAQELAEVPLPIPTASFRSVFTSQVGVANEIFVDQLARELQRDPVELRRSRLTSRRLKAVLERVVQEGAWGRALPPGVAQGVAVLEEWDSTIAHLVEVDVTSGTPRVLRVVIAADVGLPINPKGIEAQLQGAAMDAMSTTLSAGLHIDAGAVREGSFADYRWLRMKHAPASIQVHLVRSDDRVGGVGELGYPSAAAALANAIARATGTMPTRFPILDEGV
- a CDS encoding DUF3142 domain-containing protein, producing the protein MTLLCLPLSVAPTPPVSPPPRLVLWAWERPEDLGFLEGRAVDVAFLLATMDLTDEDVHVVPRRQPLRVPPGTALKATVRLQMLPGSSLARFGPERLESLAASLDALVSRRPDVTALQLDFDARASEYDAYVDLLQRLRARLPPGMPLSITGLASWCVPGSWIARAPVDEVVPQLFRMGPDAPVWRARFARGLPPPCVGSMGLAMDEWQPVPPGVSTLYLFNPRPWTPDAFARAVAETRP